From the Oncorhynchus nerka isolate Pitt River linkage group LG28, Oner_Uvic_2.0, whole genome shotgun sequence genome, one window contains:
- the dnaaf4 gene encoding dynein assembly factor 4, axonemal: MPLIVKDYTWTQTETIVYINIPLKGVKVGKVDIFSTDEYVKVHFPPFLFEAFLSEPIDDDKSTAKIGNGVAVFTLQKKEERLWEHLVINNNDKDKSREIRERALLKAQAKLAAESKAKATKTQEERKYALETMMKLEEEGRAKIQKMKDDECEKATTQLEAWKLKQRQIAEEEAQLKLQSQRIKVDKQSKSEKIHVPRTSDQCKVKHDQKNSDQSISKKKQVDLPAPRSTGNIQIKFTPRVFPTALRESRVPEEEEWLQKQAEARRAINVNLAELKDLTEEERNPDWLKEKGDKLFATGNYLAAINAYSLAIKLNRKIPAMYSNRAACHLKLRNLHKAIEDSSWALDLLTPPVAGNAGARTRAHVRRGTAFCELELYTEGLQDYQAALTIDPQNETLQADTHKIRQIIQGSAPCPE; encoded by the exons ATGCCTTTGATTGTCAAAGATtacacatggacacagacagaaaCGATTGTTTACATAAATATACCATTAAAAGGAGTAAAGGTTGGGAAAGTAGATATATTTTCCACAGACGAATATGTGAAG GTACATTTCCCCCCGTTTTTATTTGAAGCCTTCCTGTCTGAGCCGATAGATGATGACAaaagcacagcaaaaattggaaaTGGAGTTGCAGTTTTCACATTGCAGAAAAAGGAGGAGAGACTGTGGGAGCACCTTGTGATTAATAACA ATGACAAAGACAAATCGAGAGAGATCAGGGAAAGAGCACTCTTGAAAGCCCAGGCAAAGCTTGCTGCTGAGTCGAAAGCCAAAGCCACGAAAACACAAGAAGAAAGAAAATATGCACTGGAGACCATGATGAAG CTTGAAGAAGAGGGGAGAGCCAAGATCCAGAAAATGAAGGATGATGAATGTGAGAAAGCAACAACACAGTTGGAGGCATGGAAACTGAAGCAGAGGcaaatagcagaggaggaggcccAACTAAAGCTACAAAGTCAGAGAATCAAGGTTGACAAACAAAGCAAATCGGAAAAGATACATGTACCCAGAACATCAGACCAATGCAAGGTCAAGCATG ATCAGAAAAACAGTGATCAATCAATCAGCAAGAAAAAACAGGTGGATTTGCCAGCTCCAAGATCCACAGGCAACATTCAAATCAAGTTCACACCACGAGTGTTTCCCACGGCTCTACGAGAATCAAGAGTaccagaggaggaagag TGGCTTCAGAAGCAGGCTGAGGCCAGAAGGGCAATAAATGTAAACCTGGCAGAGCTGAAGGACCtgacagaagaagagaggaacCCTGACTGGTTAAAGGAGAAAGGAGA CAAATTGTTTGCAACAGGTAACTACTTGGCTGCGATCAATGCTTACAGCCTTGCCATAAAGCTTAACAGAAAGATTCCTGCCATGTATTCAAACCGTGCTGCTTGTCACTTGAAACTAAGGAATCTTCATAAAGCTATTGAGGATTCCTCTTGG GCACTTGATCTGTTGACGCCACCTGTGGCTGGCAATGCAGGTGCCAGAACAAGAGCTCATGTAAGACGAGGCACAGCTTTTTGTGAACTGGAGCTCTATACTGAAG GTCTTCAAGATTACCAGGCTGCTTTGACGATTGATCCTCAAAATGAAACTCTACAAGCTGACACACACAAAATCAGACAAATCATCCAAGGGAGTGCACCCTGTCCTGAAtga